From a region of the Corallococcus coralloides DSM 2259 genome:
- a CDS encoding DUF5684 domain-containing protein, with protein sequence MDEQQLEMMQQMQNQQAEGPGLVFWIFYLAFIGFVIAGMWKTFAKAGEPGWAAIVPFYNIYVMTKIVGRPAWWVVLALLPCVNFIALFIISIDMAKSFGKGTGFGIGLALLGPVFYAILGFGDAQYQGPAASGGGVATA encoded by the coding sequence ATGGATGAGCAGCAGCTTGAGATGATGCAGCAGATGCAGAACCAGCAGGCGGAGGGCCCGGGTCTGGTGTTCTGGATCTTCTACCTGGCCTTCATCGGCTTCGTGATCGCCGGCATGTGGAAGACGTTCGCCAAGGCGGGCGAGCCGGGTTGGGCGGCCATCGTGCCGTTCTACAACATCTACGTGATGACCAAGATTGTCGGCCGTCCGGCGTGGTGGGTGGTGCTGGCGCTGCTGCCGTGCGTGAACTTCATCGCGCTGTTCATCATCAGCATCGACATGGCGAAGTCCTTCGGAAAGGGCACGGGCTTCGGCATCGGTCTGGCGCTGCTCGGTCCGGTCTTCTACGCCATCCTCGGCTTCGGCGACGCGCAGTACCAGGGCCCGGCCGCCTCTGGCGGTGGCGTGGCCACGGCTTAG
- a CDS encoding TonB-dependent receptor plug domain-containing protein has product MPGPRASSRLSLPCRLGLALLLPGVASAQTVDADTAPEPEPPRDTRTVVTATRLPRPLRDVPATTVVIPRAEIERSPTLTQDALIRTLPSAATFRRTPSLVADPTAQGLNLRGLAPSGVARGLVLLDGLPFNDPYGGWVFWRALPRLGLDRIEVVPTGGSALYGSAALGGVVQLFSRPITGPVLDADVSVGNLGTGFAAARVADRWGRVGASLEVEGLTSDGYRIVPESQRGRIDGDTPSNHVSAQARVEAAATDHLSLSARAGVFRETQNGGTRYTVASVDLAWFAANAHLRTDAAGTFELGLFGRTQHFAQTRARVSADRHYEARSALQDVPANDQGGSLVWTGPELTLGGTHVLAAGVDVRRSHGKADELHFPLTYTATTLHARNTRGTQLSGGVFVQDLYTVSPALEFAGTLRWDTWRNFDGSQLESFANGTATFTEFEPRTASQLSPRLAARVRPLEWLTLRASAYRAFRAPTLNELYRPFQVGTVLTAANPDLGAERLWGTEAGVEATGPRGLTGRVTGFWNVLDAPVTNVTLATPLPDGATRQRQNLGRARVRGVELGADWRVSRQWTALAAYTFVDPVVTRAPGQPDLVGRQLPQDPRHRGSLAVTFDDPSIVSVTAQLRVFGPQYEDDLNTRGMGGAAVVDLFVSRHLFWKVDAFGAVENLFDRQYLAGRAGVDTLAPPFQARVGLRLRDVFSESSARAAPGAPGR; this is encoded by the coding sequence ATGCCTGGACCGCGCGCCTCTTCCCGACTGTCGCTCCCCTGCCGCCTTGGACTGGCATTGCTGCTGCCCGGAGTGGCCAGCGCACAGACGGTGGACGCGGACACGGCCCCCGAGCCCGAGCCTCCTCGCGACACCCGCACCGTCGTCACCGCCACGCGCCTGCCCCGGCCGCTGCGCGACGTGCCCGCCACCACGGTGGTGATTCCCCGCGCGGAGATCGAACGCAGCCCCACGCTCACGCAGGACGCGCTCATCCGCACGCTGCCGTCCGCGGCCACGTTCCGCCGCACGCCGTCGCTCGTCGCGGATCCCACCGCGCAGGGGCTCAACCTGCGCGGGCTCGCGCCCTCCGGCGTGGCGCGTGGGCTCGTGCTGCTGGACGGGCTTCCCTTCAACGACCCCTACGGCGGCTGGGTCTTCTGGCGCGCCCTGCCCCGCCTGGGCCTGGACCGCATCGAGGTCGTCCCCACCGGCGGCTCCGCGCTCTATGGCAGCGCCGCGCTGGGCGGCGTGGTGCAGCTGTTCTCCCGGCCCATCACCGGCCCGGTGCTCGACGCGGACGTGTCCGTGGGCAACCTGGGCACCGGCTTCGCCGCCGCGCGCGTCGCGGACCGCTGGGGCCGCGTGGGCGCCTCCCTGGAGGTGGAGGGCCTCACCAGCGACGGCTACCGCATCGTCCCCGAGAGCCAGCGCGGCCGCATCGACGGTGACACCCCGTCCAACCACGTCAGCGCCCAGGCGCGCGTCGAAGCGGCGGCCACCGACCACCTCTCCCTCTCCGCCCGCGCGGGCGTGTTCCGCGAGACGCAGAACGGCGGCACCCGGTACACCGTCGCCAGCGTGGACCTGGCGTGGTTCGCCGCGAACGCCCACCTCCGCACGGACGCCGCCGGCACCTTCGAGCTGGGCCTCTTCGGCCGTACCCAGCACTTCGCCCAGACTCGCGCCCGCGTCTCCGCGGACCGCCACTACGAGGCCCGCTCCGCCCTCCAGGACGTGCCCGCGAACGACCAGGGCGGCTCGCTCGTCTGGACCGGTCCGGAGCTGACGCTGGGAGGAACCCACGTGCTCGCCGCGGGCGTGGATGTGCGGCGCTCCCACGGCAAGGCCGATGAGCTGCACTTCCCCCTCACCTACACCGCCACGACGCTCCACGCGCGCAACACGCGGGGCACGCAGCTGTCCGGCGGCGTCTTCGTGCAGGACCTCTACACCGTGTCCCCCGCGCTGGAGTTCGCCGGCACGCTGCGCTGGGACACGTGGCGCAACTTCGACGGCAGCCAGCTGGAGAGCTTCGCGAACGGCACCGCCACCTTCACCGAATTCGAGCCCCGCACCGCGAGCCAGCTCAGCCCGCGCCTGGCCGCGCGCGTGCGCCCGCTGGAGTGGCTCACCCTGCGCGCCTCCGCGTACCGCGCCTTCCGCGCCCCCACCCTCAACGAGCTCTACCGCCCCTTCCAGGTGGGCACCGTCCTCACCGCCGCGAACCCGGACCTGGGCGCCGAGCGCCTCTGGGGCACCGAGGCGGGCGTGGAGGCCACCGGCCCGCGCGGGCTCACCGGCCGCGTCACCGGCTTCTGGAACGTGCTGGACGCGCCCGTCACCAACGTCACCCTCGCCACGCCCCTGCCGGACGGCGCCACCCGCCAGCGCCAGAACCTGGGCCGGGCCCGCGTGCGCGGCGTGGAGCTGGGCGCGGACTGGCGCGTGTCGCGGCAGTGGACCGCGCTCGCGGCCTACACCTTCGTGGACCCCGTCGTCACGCGCGCCCCCGGACAGCCGGACCTCGTGGGCCGCCAGCTTCCGCAGGACCCCAGGCATCGCGGCTCGCTCGCGGTGACCTTCGACGACCCGTCCATCGTCTCCGTCACCGCGCAGCTGCGCGTGTTCGGCCCGCAGTACGAGGACGACCTCAACACGCGCGGCATGGGCGGCGCGGCGGTGGTGGACCTGTTCGTGAGCCGCCACCTCTTCTGGAAGGTGGACGCCTTCGGCGCGGTGGAGAACCTCTTCGACCGTCAGTACCTCGCGGGCCGCGCGGGCGTGGACACCCTGGCGCCGCCCTTCCAGGCCCGCGTGGGCCTGCGCCTGCGCGACGTGTTCAGCGAATCGAGCGCACGGGCGGCACCGGGCGCACCGGGCCGTTGA
- a CDS encoding ATP-dependent DNA helicase: protein MSAPAPRPLSVDSLLGPGGALEEALPAYEHRPEQLQMARAVERAFSEGSYLLAEAGTGTGKTLAYLVPALLSGRKVVVSTATKTLQDQVFFKDLPLLSEKLGLRFEAAYLKGRGNYLCLHRYDSFEKDPQFVSKEEAKQWPLLKKWVTQTETGDRAELDLPESFAAWSRLSTTSETCLGSRCSQYETCFVTRMRKRAEVADLLVVNHHLFFADLALRSSGKRTEGVLPFYDAVIFDEAHALEDAASSHFGCSVSNYRLEELSRDAVAALPAKDERHATLSALAQRVRSHADALFLQAPRALGLSSQESTVALRPETMGKLSGALEQVREGLAALASFAGSEREPELAAIHRRAEEMAEQLTFLEKSESADHVYWAEARGKGLFLRANPIDVAKELRDRLYGALDTVVFTSATLAADSRFDFFAKRMGMYDDEGQPVTRVRTLAVPSPFDFPRQSALYLPTHLPDPSAPGFIEAAAEEILQLCEVTGGRAFVLFTSLRNMVRAYELTATRLPYQALLQGERPKQQLLDAFRQAPSVLFAAHSFWEGVDVPGDALSLVIIDRLPFASPGDPLVAARIRQIQARGEEPFDQYQLPQAALALRQGFGRLIRTQADRGIVAMLDRRIVTKGYGRVFLSSLPPAKRMEDTTELSRWFNGPVRPVPPVRSIR, encoded by the coding sequence ATGTCCGCGCCCGCGCCCCGTCCTCTCTCTGTCGACAGCTTGCTGGGACCTGGTGGCGCGCTGGAAGAGGCGTTGCCCGCGTACGAACACCGCCCGGAGCAGCTCCAGATGGCGCGCGCCGTGGAGCGGGCCTTCTCCGAAGGCAGCTACCTGCTGGCGGAGGCCGGCACCGGCACGGGCAAGACGCTGGCGTACCTGGTGCCCGCGCTCCTGTCAGGGCGCAAGGTGGTGGTGTCCACGGCCACGAAGACGCTGCAGGACCAGGTGTTCTTCAAGGACCTGCCGCTGCTCAGCGAGAAGCTGGGGCTGCGCTTCGAGGCGGCGTACCTCAAGGGGCGCGGCAACTACCTGTGCCTGCACCGCTATGACTCCTTCGAGAAGGACCCGCAGTTCGTCTCGAAGGAAGAGGCGAAGCAGTGGCCGCTGCTCAAGAAGTGGGTGACGCAGACGGAGACGGGGGACCGGGCGGAGCTGGACTTGCCGGAGTCCTTCGCCGCGTGGTCGCGGCTGTCCACCACGTCGGAGACGTGCCTGGGCTCGCGCTGCTCGCAGTACGAGACGTGCTTCGTCACGCGGATGCGCAAGCGCGCGGAGGTCGCGGACCTGCTGGTGGTGAACCACCACCTGTTCTTCGCGGACCTGGCGCTGCGCAGCTCCGGCAAGCGCACGGAAGGGGTGCTGCCCTTCTACGACGCGGTCATCTTCGACGAAGCGCACGCGCTGGAGGACGCGGCCAGCAGCCACTTCGGGTGCAGCGTGTCCAACTACCGGCTGGAGGAGCTGTCGCGCGACGCGGTGGCGGCCCTGCCGGCGAAGGACGAGCGCCACGCGACGCTCTCCGCGCTGGCCCAGCGGGTGCGCTCGCACGCGGACGCGCTGTTCCTCCAGGCGCCGCGCGCGCTGGGGCTGTCCAGCCAGGAGTCCACCGTGGCCCTGCGCCCGGAGACGATGGGCAAGCTGTCCGGCGCGCTGGAGCAGGTGCGCGAAGGCCTGGCCGCGCTGGCCTCCTTCGCGGGCAGCGAGCGCGAGCCGGAATTGGCCGCCATCCACCGCCGCGCGGAGGAGATGGCGGAGCAGCTCACCTTCCTGGAGAAGTCCGAGTCCGCGGACCACGTGTACTGGGCGGAGGCGCGAGGCAAGGGGCTGTTCCTGCGCGCGAACCCCATCGACGTGGCGAAGGAGCTGCGCGACCGGCTCTACGGCGCGCTGGACACGGTGGTGTTCACCTCCGCGACGCTCGCGGCGGACAGCCGCTTCGACTTCTTCGCCAAGCGCATGGGCATGTACGACGACGAGGGCCAGCCCGTGACGCGCGTGCGCACGCTGGCGGTGCCCAGCCCGTTCGACTTCCCGCGCCAGTCCGCGCTGTACCTGCCCACGCACCTGCCGGACCCCAGCGCTCCGGGCTTCATCGAGGCGGCGGCGGAGGAGATCCTCCAGCTGTGCGAAGTGACGGGCGGGCGCGCGTTCGTGCTCTTCACGTCGCTGCGCAACATGGTGCGCGCGTACGAGCTGACGGCGACGCGGCTGCCCTACCAGGCGCTGCTCCAGGGAGAGCGGCCCAAGCAGCAGCTGCTGGATGCCTTCCGCCAGGCGCCCAGCGTGCTCTTCGCCGCGCACAGCTTCTGGGAGGGCGTGGACGTGCCCGGGGACGCGCTGAGCCTGGTCATCATCGACCGGCTTCCCTTCGCGTCTCCTGGAGACCCGCTGGTGGCCGCGCGCATCCGTCAAATCCAGGCGCGCGGTGAAGAACCGTTCGACCAGTACCAGCTGCCGCAGGCGGCGCTGGCGCTGCGCCAGGGCTTCGGGCGGCTCATCCGCACGCAGGCGGACCGGGGCATCGTGGCGATGCTGGACCGCCGCATCGTGACCAAGGGCTACGGCCGCGTGTTCCTCTCCAGCCTGCCGCCCGCGAAGCGGATGGAGGACACGACGGAGCTGAGCCGCTGGTTCAACGGCCCGGTGCGCCCGGTGCCGCCCGTGCGCTCGATTCGCTGA
- a CDS encoding site-2 protease family protein, translating into MHPVSVPRPAPARVWLHLLLFVVTLGTTFLAYLLLFGRSFPFSGAGLLAEDRTQALLFSGSLLAILGSHEMGHYVLARWHRVDTSLPYFIPLPLPGSLGTLGAVIRLRGRIPTRNALVDIGAAGPLAGLVVALPLLYWGLLHSTVVDSPPVPSTFPGESSLWVLGQDLLRWVMEKLTQAPPAMEPVYTSHQTLFGDNLVMKALTWLALGPLPEGKDVVVHPVVMAAWFGLLVTLLNLLPVGQLDGGHLTFAVLGTKARHVGQGVAAVLLFLTLFVTASWGLWLVVASKVVGFGHPEVLRPEEPLSASRKVICALCLLALVGCAMPVPLREVWS; encoded by the coding sequence ATGCACCCGGTTTCCGTTCCACGTCCCGCCCCGGCCCGCGTCTGGCTGCACCTGCTGCTCTTCGTGGTGACGCTGGGGACGACGTTCCTCGCGTACCTGCTGCTCTTTGGCCGCTCGTTCCCGTTCAGCGGGGCCGGGCTGCTCGCGGAGGACCGGACCCAGGCGCTGTTGTTCAGCGGGTCGCTGCTCGCCATCCTGGGCTCGCACGAGATGGGGCACTACGTGCTCGCGCGGTGGCACCGGGTGGACACGTCCCTGCCGTACTTCATCCCGCTGCCGCTCCCGGGGAGCCTGGGCACGCTGGGCGCGGTCATCCGGCTGCGCGGGCGCATCCCCACGCGCAACGCGCTGGTGGACATTGGCGCGGCGGGGCCGCTGGCGGGGCTGGTGGTGGCGCTGCCCCTGCTCTACTGGGGGTTGTTGCACTCCACGGTGGTGGACTCGCCGCCGGTGCCGTCCACGTTCCCCGGTGAGTCGTCGCTGTGGGTGCTGGGGCAGGACCTGCTGCGCTGGGTGATGGAGAAGCTGACGCAGGCGCCGCCCGCGATGGAGCCCGTCTACACGAGCCACCAGACGCTCTTTGGCGACAACCTCGTCATGAAGGCGCTGACGTGGCTGGCGCTGGGCCCCCTGCCGGAGGGCAAGGACGTGGTGGTGCACCCGGTGGTGATGGCGGCGTGGTTCGGCCTGCTGGTGACGCTGCTCAACCTGCTGCCGGTGGGGCAACTGGACGGCGGGCACCTGACGTTCGCGGTGCTGGGGACCAAGGCCCGCCACGTGGGCCAGGGCGTGGCGGCGGTGCTGCTCTTCCTCACGCTGTTCGTCACCGCGTCGTGGGGCCTGTGGCTGGTGGTGGCGAGCAAGGTCGTGGGCTTCGGCCACCCGGAGGTGCTGCGGCCGGAGGAGCCCCTGAGCGCCTCGCGCAAGGTCATCTGCGCGCTGTGCCTGCTGGCGCTGGTAGGGTGCGCGATGCCCGTCCCCCTGCGAGAGGTGTGGTCATGA
- a CDS encoding HAD family hydrolase encodes MVENVIFDVDGTLVDSVDEHAEAWRRSFIEFGRDIPFAHVRSQIGKGADQLLPVFFNDEELERFGKDLEEDRSARFKREFLPKVRAFPRVKELFQLLRKRGRKIALASSAKDDELKRYVELCGIDGLFEAKTAKDEVDKSKPHPDIFEAALAKLGKPDPATVVVVGDTPYDALAAGKLHLASVGVLCGGFRAEDLRTAGCRTLVKDPAELLRRLEAEPEIWPWDAASRDTTKDEESR; translated from the coding sequence ATGGTCGAGAACGTCATCTTCGACGTGGATGGGACGCTGGTGGATTCCGTGGACGAGCACGCCGAGGCCTGGCGCCGGTCGTTCATCGAGTTCGGGCGGGACATCCCGTTTGCCCACGTGCGCAGCCAGATTGGCAAGGGCGCGGACCAGCTGTTGCCCGTCTTCTTCAACGACGAGGAGCTGGAGCGCTTCGGCAAGGACCTGGAGGAGGACCGCTCCGCGCGCTTCAAGCGCGAGTTCCTGCCCAAGGTGCGCGCCTTCCCGCGCGTGAAGGAATTGTTCCAGCTGCTGCGCAAGCGCGGCCGCAAGATTGCCCTGGCCTCCAGCGCCAAGGACGACGAGCTCAAGCGCTACGTGGAGCTGTGCGGCATCGACGGCCTGTTCGAGGCGAAGACGGCCAAGGACGAGGTCGACAAGAGCAAGCCGCACCCGGACATCTTCGAGGCGGCGCTCGCGAAGCTGGGCAAGCCGGACCCCGCCACGGTGGTGGTGGTGGGTGACACGCCCTACGACGCGCTGGCCGCGGGCAAGCTGCACCTGGCGTCCGTGGGCGTGCTGTGCGGCGGCTTCCGCGCGGAGGACCTGCGCACGGCCGGCTGCCGCACGCTGGTGAAGGACCCCGCGGAGCTGCTGCGCCGCCTGGAAGCGGAGCCCGAAATCTGGCCCTGGGACGCCGCGTCGCGGGACACCACCAAGGACGAGGAGTCGCGCTGA
- a CDS encoding lipid kinase, with product MPFPHGSRWCPGTVVRTLEALHSKPRFPLEPALNAPPRLRHVDEGPAVLVVNTRSRSGRDAFEHARELLAEHGIPLLASHALTRPKRLRKVVEEAIAQGARRVLVGGGDGTISCAAQALMGRDVTLGVVPLGTGNDFARSLGIPDTLEAACDVIAGGYTARVDVGLVNGRPFLNAASLGLTTAIAKRLTQQLKQRAGKLAYPMAAAAEMRTLQPFHVRLQAEGRTLEVDALQLVVGNGRYHGAGNMVAPDATLDDRHFHVYAITAPSMADGGERTGLGHLQDVATLARVALGMRSGGHLEHESVVHLHASRLVVETDPPMEVNADGENVGMTPMRFEVAPAALRVYAPAPQ from the coding sequence ATGCCCTTTCCGCATGGGTCCCGCTGGTGCCCTGGGACGGTCGTGCGCACCTTGGAGGCGCTGCATTCAAAGCCGAGGTTTCCTCTGGAACCCGCACTCAACGCGCCTCCGCGCCTTCGTCACGTGGACGAGGGGCCTGCGGTCCTGGTGGTGAATACGCGCTCGCGCTCGGGGCGCGACGCCTTCGAGCACGCCCGTGAGCTGCTGGCCGAACACGGCATCCCGCTCCTGGCCTCGCACGCGCTGACGCGGCCCAAGCGCCTGCGCAAGGTGGTGGAGGAGGCCATTGCCCAGGGGGCCCGCCGCGTCCTCGTGGGAGGAGGCGACGGCACCATCAGCTGCGCGGCGCAGGCCCTGATGGGGCGCGACGTGACGCTGGGCGTGGTGCCGCTGGGCACCGGCAACGACTTCGCCCGCTCGCTGGGCATCCCGGACACGCTGGAGGCCGCGTGTGACGTCATCGCCGGGGGCTACACGGCGCGCGTGGACGTGGGGCTCGTCAACGGGCGGCCCTTCCTCAACGCCGCCAGCCTGGGGCTCACCACCGCCATCGCGAAGCGGCTCACGCAGCAGCTGAAGCAGCGCGCCGGCAAGCTGGCCTACCCCATGGCCGCCGCCGCGGAGATGCGCACGCTGCAGCCCTTCCACGTCCGGCTCCAGGCGGAAGGCCGGACGCTGGAGGTGGACGCGCTCCAGCTGGTGGTGGGCAACGGCCGCTACCACGGCGCGGGCAACATGGTGGCGCCGGACGCGACGCTGGACGACCGCCACTTCCACGTCTACGCCATCACCGCGCCCTCCATGGCGGACGGCGGGGAGCGCACGGGGCTGGGGCACCTGCAGGACGTGGCCACGCTGGCGCGCGTGGCGCTGGGCATGCGCAGCGGCGGGCACCTGGAGCACGAGTCCGTCGTGCACCTGCACGCCTCCCGGCTCGTCGTGGAGACGGACCCGCCCATGGAGGTGAACGCGGACGGGGAGAACGTGGGCATGACGCCCATGCGCTTCGAGGTGGCCCCCGCGGCGCTGCGCGTCTACGCGCCCGCGCCGCAGTAG
- the hrcA gene encoding heat-inducible transcriptional repressor HrcA: MPDELGEREKEVLRAVVQEYITTGGPVGSQQLTRRGEFEVSSATMRNVLADLEALGFLEKPHTSAGRVPTDRGYRFYVDTLVKLRDPAPRDRELIHAGLVHESSLDEVLSEASRVLHSLTRHAGVVLTPRPDAAVFQRIEFLRLRENRVLAILVGQNGQVHNKALTVDFPVTSDELIKASNYLSELLHQVPLEEARERIRAEMDQEQALYNALTAKALRLGAAATDLQTPERVLIEGTGSFLEQPEFADVERIRALFRALDEKHKLLHLLDRVQRTKEMHVFIGAESEFSAAGDVTVIASPYGTAEAVLGTVGVIGPTRMDYRRVIPLVNFTAQVLSSVLEKV; this comes from the coding sequence ATGCCCGACGAATTGGGTGAGCGCGAGAAGGAAGTCCTCCGAGCCGTGGTGCAGGAGTACATCACCACCGGCGGCCCGGTCGGCAGTCAGCAACTGACGCGCCGCGGAGAGTTCGAAGTGTCCTCCGCGACCATGCGCAACGTGCTCGCCGACCTGGAGGCCCTGGGCTTCCTGGAGAAGCCCCACACGTCCGCCGGCCGCGTGCCCACCGACCGGGGCTACCGCTTCTACGTGGACACCCTGGTGAAGCTGCGCGACCCCGCCCCCCGCGACCGCGAGCTCATCCACGCCGGCCTCGTCCATGAGTCCAGCCTGGACGAGGTGCTGTCGGAGGCCAGCCGCGTGCTGCACTCGCTCACGCGCCATGCGGGCGTGGTCCTCACGCCCCGCCCCGACGCCGCCGTGTTCCAGCGCATCGAGTTCCTGCGCCTGCGCGAGAACCGCGTGCTCGCCATCCTGGTGGGCCAGAACGGCCAGGTGCACAACAAGGCCCTCACCGTGGACTTCCCGGTGACGTCCGACGAGCTCATCAAGGCCAGCAACTACCTCTCCGAACTGCTGCACCAGGTGCCCCTGGAGGAGGCGCGCGAGCGCATCCGCGCGGAGATGGACCAGGAGCAGGCCCTCTACAACGCGCTCACCGCCAAGGCCTTGCGCCTGGGCGCCGCCGCCACCGACCTGCAGACGCCGGAGCGCGTGCTCATCGAGGGCACCGGCTCCTTCCTGGAGCAGCCGGAGTTCGCGGACGTGGAGCGCATCCGCGCGCTGTTCCGCGCCCTGGATGAGAAGCACAAGCTGCTGCACCTGCTGGACCGCGTGCAGCGCACGAAGGAGATGCACGTCTTCATCGGCGCGGAGAGCGAGTTCTCCGCCGCCGGAGACGTCACCGTCATCGCCAGCCCCTACGGCACGGCGGAGGCGGTGCTGGGCACGGTGGGCGTCATCGGGCCCACGCGCATGGACTACCGGCGCGTGATTCCCCTGGTGAACTTCACCGCCCAGGTGCTCTCCAGCGTGCTGGAGAAGGTGTAG
- the yedA gene encoding drug/metabolite exporter YedA, giving the protein MTTATATPDVAEPAPHRGRLLFSLFSLYVIWGSTYLAMRFALTGFPPFRMAGMRFLLAGGLLFAGLRLKGQPGPGLRQWGAGVVTGFLLLVLGNGGIAVAQNLGVPSGVAALVVGSMPLWAAIFGAAFGQRPGRAELAGLVLGFAGVALLNLGGDMSGGGVAALAVVVAPAAWAFGSVWSRRLPLPSGLMAPATQMLSAGVMMMALSFALGERMADAVPPRAMVSFVYLVVFGSLVAFSAYGYLLKHARPALATSYAYVNPAVAVLLGVVFAGETLGPMTWGAMSAILVAVMLLARGKR; this is encoded by the coding sequence GTGACGACCGCGACCGCCACCCCCGACGTAGCCGAGCCCGCGCCCCACCGGGGCCGCCTGCTGTTCAGCCTTTTCTCGCTCTACGTCATCTGGGGGTCGACCTACCTGGCGATGCGGTTCGCGCTGACGGGCTTTCCGCCGTTCCGGATGGCGGGGATGCGCTTCCTCCTGGCGGGTGGGTTGTTGTTCGCGGGGTTGCGGCTGAAGGGGCAGCCGGGGCCGGGCCTGCGGCAGTGGGGGGCGGGCGTGGTGACGGGCTTCCTGTTGCTGGTGCTGGGCAACGGGGGCATCGCGGTGGCGCAGAACCTGGGGGTGCCGTCCGGGGTGGCGGCGCTGGTGGTGGGGAGCATGCCGCTGTGGGCGGCCATCTTCGGGGCGGCCTTCGGGCAGCGGCCGGGCCGCGCGGAGCTGGCGGGGCTGGTGCTGGGGTTCGCGGGGGTGGCGCTGCTCAACCTGGGCGGGGACATGAGCGGCGGAGGCGTGGCGGCGCTGGCGGTGGTGGTGGCGCCGGCGGCGTGGGCCTTCGGGTCGGTGTGGAGCCGGCGGTTGCCGCTGCCCTCGGGGTTGATGGCGCCTGCGACGCAGATGTTGAGCGCGGGCGTGATGATGATGGCGCTGAGCTTCGCGTTGGGGGAGCGGATGGCGGACGCGGTACCCCCGCGCGCGATGGTGTCGTTCGTGTACCTGGTGGTGTTCGGTTCGCTGGTGGCGTTCAGCGCGTATGGCTATCTGCTGAAGCACGCGAGGCCGGCGCTCGCGACGAGCTATGCGTACGTGAACCCGGCGGTGGCGGTGCTGCTGGGCGTGGTGTTCGCGGGAGAGACGCTGGGTCCCATGACCTGGGGCGCGATGAGCGCCATCCTGGTCGCGGTGATGCTGCTGGCCCGCGGGAAGCGGTGA